GCGCCTTGACCGTGCTGGAGACGGAGAAGCCTTGGGCTGAGCTCGACGGGCAAGACGCGCGTTTGATCCACTTCAAGGTGCCGCGCCACTAACCCCCCGCCTCTTACCTCAACTGGCTGGCATTAGGGGTTGTTCCCAGCGCTTTTGGCAACCACTAATGCGAGTCAGTCGGGACCGCGGGGAGTTCTTCAGCGGCGGCCACCTCCCGGAGAAGGCGAACCGTGTGGCGGATGTTGGGACTCGCTGCCATGGTCTTGCGGTACACGATCCCTACGGCGCGCTGCTGCACGGGATTCACTACCGGGACGGCAACAACCCCTGCCGGAAGCGGCGGCCTGCCCAGCCGGGGGACCAGCGCCACGGCCACCGACTGTTCCACCATGGCGATGTGCGTCGAAAAGTCGGGATCGTAGACGCGAATATCCGGCACGCGGCCCAATCCAGCGAAGATCTGCAGCAAGGCCTCGTTACAGATGGCTCCCGCCGGCGTGCTCACCCACGTTTCGTCCAACAGGTCAAGGCGTTCGACGGCGGTCCTCGCCGCCAGCGGATGGCTGACGTTGAGCAGGACGTCGGCCTGGTCGAGGCACAGGTCTTCGTGGGCCATGTTCTCCGGGATCACGAGTGGCACTGAGTTCCAGTTGTGGACTACCGCGAGCTCGGCTTCGCCGGTTGCAACGCGTTGGATGGCCTCGCGCGGGTCCTCGGCGAGCACGCTGACCTCCAGCTCGGAATCGGTAGTCGCGATCCGTCCCAGCATGGGCCCCACCAGGCCGCGGCAGGCTGTGGAGAAGGCCACCAGCCGGAGTGTGCCCGACGGCTTCTCCGGATCTGCCAGCAGGGTTGCCTGCAATTCCTCGAGCTCGCCCAGAATGCGCCGACCGTATCCGGCCAGGGCAACACCACGTTCGGTGAGGAGTACCCCGCGCCCGTTGCGCTCGAGCACGGCGACTCCGGCCTGCTTCTCAAGTTTCTTGATCTGCTGCGAAACGGCGGACGGGCTGTAACCCATCGCCTCTGATGCGGCCACCACGGACCCGTGCTGATCGACCGCAACCAAGGCCCGGAGCGTGGAGATATCGATCATGAAGCAAATCTACATTGTCGCGTACCGAATTCAACGCTGGTGCTTCATTGAAATGAACGTAAGAGTGGACTTGTGAACCTTCGTCATTCCGTGCTCGCAGTGCTCGTTGCCGTGCTGTGGGGCATCAACTTCGTTGCCATTGACCTCGGCCTGCACCCCGACGGCCGGGACGTTCCCCCGTTGTTGTTCGTGGCCTTTCGTTTCCTGTTGGTGGTGTTTCCCTGCATCTTCTTCATCCGCAAACCTGATGTGGGCTGGAAGGCCATTCTCGGCGTCGGGCTCTTTATGAGCGCAGGGCAGTTCGGGCTGCTGTACCTGGGCATGGCGCTGGGCATGCCGGCGGGGCTGGCTTCGCTTGTCCTTCAGGCGCAGGTGCTTTTCACTATCCTGCTTGCCGGACGGTTCCTGGGTGAGCGGCCGACGCGGAGGCAGATGGTGGGCGTGGTCCTGGGCATTGCCGGCTTGGGCGTAGTGGCTTTGGGTCGGAGTGCCGTGGCCCCGGTGCTGCCGCTCATGATCGTGCTGGCCGCCGCCTTGTCCTGGGCAGTTGGAAACGTGGTGGCCCGGCACTCAAAAGCCACATCCGGCCTGGGCTTGGTGGTATGGTCCGGAGCCGTGGTTCCCCTGCCGATGGTGGTTTTGTCCCTTGCGGTGGACGGTCCGGAGGCGGTGCTGGAAACCATTGTTGACTTGCAACCGGCAACCATCCTGAGCGCGGTGTATACGGCCGCCTTCGCATCCCTAATTGGTTACGGGATCTGGAACCGGCTGCTGACGCTCTACCCAAGTTCCGACGTCGTGCCGTTCACGCTGCTGGTTCCGGTGGTGGGGATGACCGCCGCCTGGCTGGTGCTGAGCGAGGTCCCGACCGCCGCCGAGATCCTGGGCGGTCTGGTCCTGCTCCTCGGCGTGGCGACGGCAGTGCCGGGTGTGCCCCGCAAGCGATCCGTTGTCAGGTCCGGTGAACGCCTCAAGATTCCGCGGTAGGGCGCAGGGCGGGCCTCGCAGCTAGCGCTTGGTGGCAGGCTTGCGCTGGGTGGAAGCGTTCGACGCCGGCCGCTTGGCAGGCGTCGTTGGCTTGCGGGGAGCGGGGCGCTTGGCTTGGGTGGCCGGGCGCGGGGTGGGATTTCGCTGGGCCGGTGGCGGGCTTGGTTTCCGCCGGGCCGGTGCCCGCTTGGTAACAGGGGCCGGCCGCTTGGCAGGAGCAGGAGCAGCCGTTCGCGAGCCAAATGACGGCATCACGGCGCCGAGGAACAGGACCGCCACGGTTCCCACGCCGGCAACGGCAGCGAGGTAGAAGTAAATGTCCGAGTCCTTGCTGCTGACGGCACTGCCCATGGCGTTGGAATCCTGGTTGAATGCCAGCCCCCACATCCGGAGGAAGGCTATGCCGAATCCGACAAACAACGTGGTGCCCACCGCGGCCAGAAGGACAACCAGGTAGCGGCGTCGGTTGAAGACCTGGACCAGTGAGGCCAGATAACAAGTGAGGACGGCGCCAAGGAAGAGGTAAAGAACCACTTCTTCAAGGACCACTGCGGCCAACACCAAGAGCCCCAAGGAGACGAAAGCAGCTACGATCGCGAGCTTTCCACTGTTCCCCATGTGACGCATGGGGTTAATCATCGCCGACCAAGCCGCCACGCCACGCCGTCGTAGATTGCAGTTCTGTACCGTTCAGCGGAACCGGGGTGTCTGCGGGCTAAACGGCAGGGCTACTTGATCACGTACCCGTGCATGATGGTCATCACGGCGGCCACGCTTTGCCCGCGGGTGCGTTCCGGGTTGTATGTTTGCCGGTCGAGTCCCACCACAAAGATGGCACCGAGGATGGCCGCTTCCAGGCTTCCCCGGGCAATGCTCTGGTCAACGGGATAGTCGCCCGCCACGTGGTCTACGACCGACCCGATCACGGCCAGCAACTCACCCCGGAGTTCGGCAAACACCGCGCTCCACTCACCGGGAGCGCGCCAGTTCTCGCTGACCCACAGCCGTGCGAAGGAAGGATAGTCGTCCATGAACTCCATGGCCTGCTCCACCATGTTCGCCATGGCGTCCAAGGGGTCCGCGACCTGCCCTTCGATGGCCTGGAGGCGTCCGAGCATGATGTCCACGCCGTGGCGCAGGAGCTGGGCGATCAAGTCCGACTTGCTGCCGAAGTTGTAATAGACCGTTCCCTTGGAGACTCCGGCTGCGGCCGCAATCTCGTCGACGGTCACGCCGGCTGCTCCGCGCTCGCCGATGAGTTCCATCGAGGCCTCGAACAGGCGCTGCTTGGTGGCGTTGGTGCGCTCGGGACGCAGCTTCTTTCCGGTGGCACCCGTGACGCCGGCAGCCCGGACGCCGGCAGCCCGGACGTCGGCAGCCTCAGCGGTGGCCGCACGGGCCCGTGCGGCCTCTGGGGTGCTCATACGGCGATCTCCGGCTTCAACGTCTTGAGGGTCCACGTCTTATGTTTGCGGACTGCAAGGGTGGACAGTACTGCTCCCAGCACAGTGTAGCCAAGCAGGCCCAGTACCGTTGGCCAGATCATGGTCAGTTCGCCACCGTAGATCAGGTGCCGCATACCGGTGACCACGTAACCCATGGGCAGGACTTCATGGACTACGTGCAGCGGCATTGGCGTGGTTTGCCAAGGGAACGTGCCGCCCGAGGAAACCAACTGGAGGACCAGCAGGATCAGCACCACGAACTTGCCCGGCGTACCCAGGAAGGCCACGATTCCTTGGATGATCGCGCTGAATGCCATCGCCGCGGCCAGCATGAACAGCCACGTGCCCACGGGGTGTGCCGGGTTCAGCCCCAGGCCCAGGTCCACAACGAGCGTCAGGACGGTGGCCTGCAGGACGGAGACGGCGAAGAACGGCAGCCAGCCGCCGACGGCGATTTTCCATGAGCGTGCATTGGATGCCAGTGCCCGTTGGGTGATGGGCCGCATGGCCTGAACAAGCATGAACACGCCGATCCACAGGGCCAGGGTGAGGAAGAACGGTGCCAGGCCCGCGCCATAGGAGCTCGCCTTGGCCTGGGAGATGTTGTCCACCGCCACGGGGTCGGCGATCACCTTGGAAACGTTGCTCTTCTGTTCGTCATTGGGGTTCGGAATGTCGCCCGCGCCCTTGGACAGTTCAGAGGCCAGGGTGCCGGCGCCATCGGATGCCGTCACTGCTCCGGTGGCGAGTTGTCCGGCGCCGTCGTCCAGCCGGTGTGCGCCGCCGTCGAGCTTGGTGGCTCCCTCCAACGCGGCCTGTTGGCCGCTTGCCAAGGTGGATGCACCGCTGCTGAGCTGGTCCGCGCCGGCGGAGGCCTTGCCGATGGCGTCCGTCAGCGCAGGCGTTGCTGCGGCGAGTTTCGCGGCCCCGGCACTCACTGCGGCTGAGCCGTCGGAGAGCTGCTGGATCTTGGCCGCGTCATCGGCGATCTTCGTCCTGGCGTCCGACACCGGGCCGGAAGCCGCTGCCGCGTCGAACTCCGCCAGGACCTTGGCTGCCTGTTCCGGCGTCAGAACACCTGCCGCGACCAGCTTGGAGTTGGCCTCCACGACGCGGTTTCGCATGCCCTTGTCCGCTGCGTCCAACTGCCCGACGACGTCCTGCACCTTCGCGTTCAGCTGCGCATTTCCGGCGGCTACTTGGGCGGCCCCGTCGGCAAGTTTGCGCGAATCGGCCGGCAGCGTGGCGGTCTTGTCCTGCAATTCGTTGAGCCCGGAACTGAGCTGGCCGGCTCCGGTGTTGAGCTGATTGGCGCCGTCACGGAGTTTCGTCTGGCCGCCAACCAGCTGGTCGGCGCCGGTAGCCAACTCCGTGGTGCCGGCGTGAAGGGTTGCAGCGCCATCACGGAGTTTGCCGACGCCGACAGCGAGCTCCCCGGCGCCGTCGGCGGCTTTGACGATGGAGGCGTGGATGGTGCCGAAGCCCGTGAGGAGTTGGTTGGCTGTTTCCTCGCCTACTTCCTTGGCCACGGTGGAGTGCACCGCGGTGGTGAGTTTGTCCACGATGGTGCTGAGGAGGTAGTTGTTCGCGTCATTGGTGGTGACGTGGAGCATGGCCTGATCGGCGGCGTCGAAGCTGCCCGGAGAGGCGAGGTTCGCGGAGAAGTCCTCGGGGATCCGCAACGCGAAGGCGTATTTGCCGGTCTTGACCCCGGCGTCCGCCTCCTCGGCGTTGGCGACTTGTTTCCAGTTGAAGACGTGCCCGTCCACCAGGTTGTCTGCCACTTTCTTGCCGGCCTGCAGTTCCGCGCCGTCCTGTGATGTGGCGCCCTTGTCTTCCACCACCAAGGCAGCGTCGATCCGGTCCAGGTTTCCGTACGGATCCCAGTTCGCGTAGAGGTACACGGCTCCGTACAGCAGGGGAACCATGGTGAGGGCGAGGATGGTCAGCTTGGGCAGGAGCCCGCCGGTCATGCGCTTGAGTTCGGAGCGGGCGAGCCGCAGAACAGTCACGGTGCAGTCCTTTGGAGGTGGTGGGTTGGAACAGGTTCGGTGCTTTCGGGTGTCGGCTCTGCCTCCGGTTCGGCCGGGCGCCGGACCGAGTTGCCGATCACCGCTGCGGGGCCTGTCCAGTTGTCCGGAAGGGCTGAAACGATCCCGACGACGGCGAGCGGCCGCCCGGCGTCGGAGGCCAACGCCTGAAGTCGAGGCAACCACGCGGCGGGGTCGGCACTATGGCGGTCTGGTGAGTCGACCACCAGGAGGTCCACGGCGGGATCAGCCAGTGCGAGGGCGGTCAGTAGTTCCAAGCGGCGGCCGGGCGGCAGCTGTTCAATCCAGAGTCCGGCAATGTCCTCGAACCGGTTGACCTTCAGCCATGGCTTGCTGAGCAATGCGCCGCGGTAACGGCGCGGGATGAGCGCCAGGTCCTCGGTGACCAGGTCACGGACGCTGAGGTGCTGTTCCGGTTCGTTGACGCCGGGGGAGTCCACCAAGGCGCTGGCGGCCCGGATCTTCCTGGTTTTTGGCTGGTTGTCCCAGCTCAGCGTCCCGCTGCCCGGCTTCATCCGGCCGCTGAGGGCCAGCGCCAGGGCGGTCCGTTGTTCCTGTCCTTGGCCGGAAACCAGGAGGAGTTCGCCGCGCTTGGCTTCGAGGGATGTTGGCGGGAGGAGATCGGTTCGCCGGCCGTTGATGTGAAGTTGCTGTGCAGACAGCACGGGCAGGGCCTTTCGGAGTAACGATGT
The Paenarthrobacter ureafaciens genome window above contains:
- a CDS encoding LysR family transcriptional regulator, with the translated sequence MIDISTLRALVAVDQHGSVVAASEAMGYSPSAVSQQIKKLEKQAGVAVLERNGRGVLLTERGVALAGYGRRILGELEELQATLLADPEKPSGTLRLVAFSTACRGLVGPMLGRIATTDSELEVSVLAEDPREAIQRVATGEAELAVVHNWNSVPLVIPENMAHEDLCLDQADVLLNVSHPLAARTAVERLDLLDETWVSTPAGAICNEALLQIFAGLGRVPDIRVYDPDFSTHIAMVEQSVAVALVPRLGRPPLPAGVVAVPVVNPVQQRAVGIVYRKTMAASPNIRHTVRLLREVAAAEELPAVPTDSH
- a CDS encoding EamA family transporter, translating into MNLRHSVLAVLVAVLWGINFVAIDLGLHPDGRDVPPLLFVAFRFLLVVFPCIFFIRKPDVGWKAILGVGLFMSAGQFGLLYLGMALGMPAGLASLVLQAQVLFTILLAGRFLGERPTRRQMVGVVLGIAGLGVVALGRSAVAPVLPLMIVLAAALSWAVGNVVARHSKATSGLGLVVWSGAVVPLPMVVLSLAVDGPEAVLETIVDLQPATILSAVYTAAFASLIGYGIWNRLLTLYPSSDVVPFTLLVPVVGMTAAWLVLSEVPTAAEILGGLVLLLGVATAVPGVPRKRSVVRSGERLKIPR
- a CDS encoding proline-rich domain-containing protein is translated as MRHMGNSGKLAIVAAFVSLGLLVLAAVVLEEVVLYLFLGAVLTCYLASLVQVFNRRRYLVVLLAAVGTTLFVGFGIAFLRMWGLAFNQDSNAMGSAVSSKDSDIYFYLAAVAGVGTVAVLFLGAVMPSFGSRTAAPAPAKRPAPVTKRAPARRKPSPPPAQRNPTPRPATQAKRPAPRKPTTPAKRPASNASTQRKPATKR
- a CDS encoding TetR/AcrR family transcriptional regulator, which gives rise to MSTPEAARARAATAEAADVRAAGVRAAGVTGATGKKLRPERTNATKQRLFEASMELIGERGAAGVTVDEIAAAAGVSKGTVYYNFGSKSDLIAQLLRHGVDIMLGRLQAIEGQVADPLDAMANMVEQAMEFMDDYPSFARLWVSENWRAPGEWSAVFAELRGELLAVIGSVVDHVAGDYPVDQSIARGSLEAAILGAIFVVGLDRQTYNPERTRGQSVAAVMTIMHGYVIK
- a CDS encoding YhgE/Pip domain-containing protein codes for the protein MTVLRLARSELKRMTGGLLPKLTILALTMVPLLYGAVYLYANWDPYGNLDRIDAALVVEDKGATSQDGAELQAGKKVADNLVDGHVFNWKQVANAEEADAGVKTGKYAFALRIPEDFSANLASPGSFDAADQAMLHVTTNDANNYLLSTIVDKLTTAVHSTVAKEVGEETANQLLTGFGTIHASIVKAADGAGELAVGVGKLRDGAATLHAGTTELATGADQLVGGQTKLRDGANQLNTGAGQLSSGLNELQDKTATLPADSRKLADGAAQVAAGNAQLNAKVQDVVGQLDAADKGMRNRVVEANSKLVAAGVLTPEQAAKVLAEFDAAAASGPVSDARTKIADDAAKIQQLSDGSAAVSAGAAKLAAATPALTDAIGKASAGADQLSSGASTLASGQQAALEGATKLDGGAHRLDDGAGQLATGAVTASDGAGTLASELSKGAGDIPNPNDEQKSNVSKVIADPVAVDNISQAKASSYGAGLAPFFLTLALWIGVFMLVQAMRPITQRALASNARSWKIAVGGWLPFFAVSVLQATVLTLVVDLGLGLNPAHPVGTWLFMLAAAMAFSAIIQGIVAFLGTPGKFVVLILLVLQLVSSGGTFPWQTTPMPLHVVHEVLPMGYVVTGMRHLIYGGELTMIWPTVLGLLGYTVLGAVLSTLAVRKHKTWTLKTLKPEIAV